One window from the genome of Natrialba magadii ATCC 43099 encodes:
- a CDS encoding DUF7123 family protein — protein sequence MAPDLTSKQRQILQYFREHAATKTYFKSRLIGQELGMTAKEVGSNISALQEGDYDIEIEKWGYSSSTTWKVSC from the coding sequence ATGGCCCCCGACCTCACGAGCAAACAGCGTCAGATCCTGCAGTACTTCCGAGAGCATGCTGCAACGAAGACGTACTTCAAGTCCCGGCTTATCGGGCAGGAGCTCGGGATGACGGCAAAAGAGGTCGGTTCGAACATTAGTGCCCTCCAGGAAGGCGACTACGATATCGAGATCGAGAAGTGGGGTTACTCCTCGAGTACGACCTGGAAGGTTAGCTGCTGA
- a CDS encoding sugar phosphate nucleotidyltransferase, which produces MKAVVLAGGYATRMWPITKHRPKMFLPIGDSTVIDRIFADLEADERIDEVYVSTNERFAADFEAHLADSEFEKPQLSVEDTTEEDDKFGVVGALAQLIDRENVDDDLLIIAGDNLISFDVSAFVDYFEAKNAPTLAAYDVGSREKAKSYGLVELEDDRVVDFQEKPDEPNSTLVSIACYAFPQESLSLLPTYLEEGNNPDEPGWFVQWLQNREPTYAYTFEGAWFDIGTPESYLDAVSWHLDGESLIADSATLENTTIGDNVHVMENATLEGTNLDHAVIFPDATVQDGDIRRSIIDEGTHIKNLDLAGALIGAHTTITNGS; this is translated from the coding sequence ATGAAGGCCGTCGTCCTTGCAGGTGGCTATGCGACTCGGATGTGGCCGATCACGAAACATCGGCCCAAGATGTTCCTCCCGATCGGTGACTCGACCGTTATCGATCGTATCTTCGCCGACCTCGAGGCGGACGAGCGAATCGACGAGGTCTACGTAAGCACGAACGAGCGCTTCGCGGCCGACTTCGAGGCCCACCTCGCAGACAGCGAGTTCGAGAAGCCACAGCTCTCGGTCGAGGACACGACCGAGGAAGACGATAAGTTCGGCGTCGTCGGCGCGCTCGCGCAGTTGATCGACCGCGAGAACGTCGACGATGACCTACTGATCATTGCGGGAGACAACCTGATCAGCTTCGACGTCTCGGCGTTCGTCGATTACTTCGAGGCAAAGAACGCGCCAACGCTCGCCGCCTACGACGTTGGCTCCCGTGAAAAGGCGAAATCCTATGGACTGGTTGAACTCGAAGACGACCGCGTGGTCGACTTCCAGGAGAAACCGGACGAGCCGAATTCGACGCTGGTCTCGATCGCCTGCTATGCGTTCCCCCAGGAGTCGCTGTCGCTCCTGCCGACGTACCTCGAGGAGGGGAACAACCCCGACGAACCCGGCTGGTTCGTCCAGTGGCTCCAGAACCGCGAGCCAACGTACGCCTACACCTTCGAGGGCGCGTGGTTCGACATCGGAACACCCGAGAGTTACCTCGACGCCGTCTCCTGGCATCTCGATGGGGAGTCACTGATCGCAGACTCGGCGACACTCGAGAACACCACCATCGGCGACAACGTCCACGTGATGGAGAACGCGACACTCGAGGGGACGAACCTCGACCATGCCGTGATCTTCCCGGACGCGACGGTCCAGGACGGCGATATCCGGCGCTCGATCATCGATGAAGGAACGCATATCAAGAATCTCGATCTCGCGGGTGCGCTTATCGGTGCGCATACGACGATCACGAACGGATCGTAG
- a CDS encoding transcriptional regulator, with the protein MREADETTRQRLADALRAEPATPSELAVELDLTPQAVVRHVEHVSRSVDATDDEQLLVAPPRCRDCGFEEFDDLVNRPSRCPSCKSESVEEPTFTIE; encoded by the coding sequence ATGCGAGAAGCCGACGAAACGACGCGCCAGCGACTTGCGGACGCGCTGCGCGCCGAGCCGGCGACACCGAGCGAGCTCGCAGTCGAACTGGATCTCACGCCACAGGCAGTGGTTCGCCACGTCGAACACGTCTCCCGGTCGGTCGACGCGACGGACGACGAGCAACTACTCGTCGCTCCGCCGCGGTGTCGCGATTGCGGCTTCGAGGAGTTCGACGATCTCGTGAATCGCCCCTCGCGGTGTCCCTCCTGCAAGAGCGAATCCGTCGAGGAGCCAACGTTTACCATCGAGTAG
- a CDS encoding DUF7344 domain-containing protein: protein MTATSHSEPDHAAFVLAVLEWFDQREQRLDPEGVDAAFDLLASERRRQFLSVMTTHEEALTLPDVAEEVAVRETGEPVTELSAECVADVYISLYHDHLPRLVDAGLVAYDQERDLVRPAAVREH, encoded by the coding sequence ATGACTGCGACCTCACACTCTGAACCCGATCACGCCGCGTTCGTTCTCGCGGTACTCGAGTGGTTCGACCAGCGCGAGCAGCGCCTCGATCCGGAGGGAGTCGATGCGGCGTTCGATCTCCTCGCGAGCGAGCGCCGTCGACAGTTCCTTTCGGTCATGACGACCCACGAGGAGGCGCTTACCCTCCCCGATGTTGCTGAGGAGGTTGCGGTTCGCGAGACGGGCGAACCCGTAACCGAACTCTCTGCAGAGTGCGTCGCGGACGTCTATATCTCGTTGTATCACGACCATCTGCCGCGGCTCGTTGACGCGGGTCTCGTTGCGTACGATCAGGAGCGCGATCTCGTTCGGCCGGCGGCGGTTCGTGAGCACTAA
- a CDS encoding NfeD family protein: MLDALFGNVALLLLSAGLVLMALEALSPGAHLIVIGIALVGAGLIGVLTPVGSPFILAGLTLLIGIIAAYIYNEFDFYGGKGTAQTSDSGTLAGSTGYVTETVTTRGGEVKLDDGGFAPFYSARTTSGSIEEGEEIIVLDPGGGNILTVESLGAIGEDEIDRALASNASEAETDEATEPADSEMDSSSSTTSQAGGAETQTGSNTTGSIDESVTETEKSG; the protein is encoded by the coding sequence ATGCTCGACGCCCTCTTTGGGAACGTGGCGCTTTTGCTCCTCTCGGCGGGTCTCGTACTGATGGCGCTCGAGGCCCTTTCACCGGGAGCACACCTCATCGTCATCGGGATTGCGCTGGTCGGTGCGGGCCTGATCGGTGTCTTGACCCCGGTCGGCAGTCCGTTCATTCTGGCAGGACTGACGCTCCTCATCGGTATCATCGCGGCCTACATCTACAACGAGTTCGACTTCTACGGCGGGAAGGGAACCGCCCAGACCTCAGACTCGGGCACGCTCGCTGGCTCGACGGGCTACGTCACGGAGACAGTCACGACTCGCGGCGGCGAGGTCAAACTCGACGACGGCGGCTTCGCACCGTTCTACAGCGCCCGCACGACCAGCGGCTCCATCGAAGAGGGCGAGGAAATCATCGTCCTCGACCCCGGCGGAGGGAACATTTTGACCGTCGAATCGCTCGGTGCGATCGGCGAGGACGAAATCGACCGCGCACTCGCATCGAACGCGAGCGAGGCGGAGACGGATGAAGCGACCGAGCCAGCGGACTCGGAGATGGACTCGAGTTCGAGTACGACCTCACAAGCGGGCGGTGCAGAGACACAGACGGGGAGCAATACTACCGGCAGTATCGACGAGTCGGTAACGGAGACAGAGAAGTCCGGATAA
- a CDS encoding anthranilate synthase component I family protein, with the protein MSEPRVVTSFESFRAALESADTESGRSDGTTRGPIRVPVEVTVTAEDPFQAYCRARGARTGDASEDDTHGAFLETTGGQPGWGYFGVDPVDRLQAAPEAVTRWDAQDDDRNVGSSAPTLAALEGLLESDRLARGDCSVPYPCGVIGWLSYGIARELEDLPESAVDDRGLPQLEVATYDRLVSWEEPIEGDEVTLRITACPRVGGAPSSQSPTSPAALATDPVYSRDDLEAAYEHGRDRALEVAQRVQDGDSAIGEPPVDTTEATFESACGREAFAERVRRVKEYIRDGDTFQANISQRLVAPAAVHPVAAYDALRGVNPAPYSCLLEFRAADLVSASPELLLEREVAHTSTADGRHGSRERATDYVRTEPIAGTRPRGETPEQDVELEADLLADEKERAEHAMLVDLERNDLGKVCKYGTVEVSEYRRVDRYAEVMHLVSDVTGRLRADETLADAIAAVFPGGTITGAPKPRTMEIIDELESTRRGPYTGSVGIFGFDGRATLNIVIRTLVRQDAEYHLRVGAGIVHDSEPELEYDETLAKARALVNAVDDALGERAEMGVSGDGERGGASENGERGGASGEGDEMNGGGPDE; encoded by the coding sequence ATGAGCGAGCCGCGCGTCGTCACGTCGTTCGAATCGTTTCGAGCCGCCCTCGAGTCAGCCGACACTGAATCTGGGCGCTCGGACGGAACGACGCGCGGACCGATTCGCGTGCCGGTCGAAGTTACCGTTACGGCTGAAGACCCCTTCCAGGCGTACTGCCGGGCTCGAGGCGCACGTACGGGGGACGCCAGTGAGGACGACACCCACGGTGCCTTCCTCGAGACGACGGGCGGACAGCCCGGCTGGGGATACTTCGGCGTCGACCCAGTCGACCGGCTGCAGGCCGCACCCGAGGCGGTCACGCGGTGGGACGCACAAGACGACGACCGAAACGTCGGCTCCAGCGCACCGACACTCGCCGCACTCGAGGGTCTCCTCGAATCCGACCGACTCGCCCGCGGCGACTGTTCGGTTCCGTATCCGTGCGGTGTGATTGGGTGGCTCTCCTACGGCATCGCGCGGGAACTCGAGGACCTCCCTGAATCGGCAGTCGACGACCGCGGACTACCACAGCTCGAGGTCGCGACGTACGACCGGCTGGTGTCGTGGGAGGAACCGATCGAGGGCGACGAGGTGACGCTGCGAATTACGGCGTGTCCGCGGGTTGGTGGTGCACCGTCGTCCCAATCACCCACCTCCCCCGCAGCACTCGCCACCGACCCCGTCTACAGCCGGGACGACCTCGAAGCCGCCTACGAACACGGCCGCGACCGCGCACTCGAGGTAGCCCAGCGCGTACAGGACGGCGATTCCGCGATCGGTGAGCCACCGGTCGACACCACGGAAGCGACGTTCGAAAGCGCCTGTGGCCGTGAGGCGTTCGCCGAGCGCGTCCGCCGGGTCAAAGAATACATTCGCGACGGCGACACCTTCCAGGCGAATATCTCCCAGCGGCTGGTCGCCCCCGCGGCGGTCCACCCCGTCGCGGCCTACGACGCGCTGCGGGGCGTGAATCCTGCGCCATACTCGTGCCTACTCGAGTTCAGAGCCGCGGATCTAGTAAGTGCGAGTCCAGAGTTGCTGCTCGAGCGCGAGGTGGCACACACTTCGACGGCCGATGGCCGCCATGGGTCGCGAGAGCGCGCCACCGATTACGTCAGGACCGAACCCATCGCGGGTACCCGGCCACGCGGTGAGACGCCAGAACAGGACGTCGAACTCGAAGCCGATCTGCTGGCAGACGAGAAAGAACGCGCCGAGCACGCAATGTTAGTCGACCTCGAGCGCAACGATCTGGGAAAGGTCTGTAAATACGGCACCGTCGAGGTCTCGGAGTACCGCCGGGTCGACCGCTACGCCGAGGTGATGCACCTCGTCTCGGACGTGACCGGCCGACTCCGTGCCGACGAGACGCTCGCCGACGCCATCGCAGCGGTGTTCCCCGGCGGGACGATCACCGGCGCGCCCAAGCCGCGGACGATGGAGATTATCGACGAACTCGAGTCCACCCGGCGCGGGCCGTACACGGGTAGCGTTGGCATTTTCGGCTTCGACGGGCGGGCGACGCTCAACATCGTGATCCGAACGCTGGTCCGCCAGGACGCGGAGTATCACCTCCGGGTCGGTGCCGGAATCGTCCACGATTCGGAGCCGGAACTCGAGTACGACGAGACGCTGGCCAAGGCTCGCGCGCTGGTGAACGCGGTCGACGATGCGCTGGGTGAGCGGGCTGAGATGGGTGTCAGTGGGGACGGGGAACGTGGCGGAGCGAGCGAGAACGGAGAGCGTGGCGGAGCGAGCGGGGAGGGCGACGAGATGAACGGAGGTGGTCCCGATGAGTAA
- a CDS encoding helix-hairpin-helix domain-containing protein, translating into MAILDKLKSLLGLDDSSSERRGSRDVGVTVERERSEKREGEEATQSTPAPASATSSREAETETETESETETETEPEPESESDEAGDAEDVGESDDESAVIEEAEEEQETETASDTELETDAAAAGTSAAGSTGSMTETSDGPDEAAEPAEATGPTDSDAAPTEEKTPEIDEQAHVEAASDVDSEAETDETADEADNEDAAIDESDSDAPAESVTEIKGIGPAYADRLAGAGVETVAELADADAAELAEGTDISENRIQGWIDRAEVR; encoded by the coding sequence ATGGCAATCCTCGATAAGCTGAAGTCGTTGTTGGGACTCGACGACTCGAGTTCGGAGCGCCGGGGGTCTCGGGACGTTGGTGTCACAGTCGAACGGGAACGATCGGAGAAACGAGAGGGTGAGGAGGCGACACAGAGCACGCCGGCACCGGCGTCGGCGACCTCGTCTCGGGAGGCAGAGACAGAGACAGAGACAGAGTCAGAGACAGAGACAGAGACGGAGCCGGAGCCGGAATCGGAGTCGGACGAAGCTGGCGACGCGGAGGATGTCGGTGAGTCGGACGACGAGTCAGCGGTGATCGAAGAGGCGGAGGAAGAGCAGGAGACAGAGACAGCATCGGACACAGAACTCGAAACCGACGCCGCTGCAGCCGGCACCAGTGCGGCCGGCTCGACCGGCTCGATGACCGAGACGAGCGACGGCCCAGACGAGGCAGCAGAGCCGGCCGAAGCGACCGGTCCGACGGATTCGGACGCGGCACCGACCGAGGAGAAGACCCCAGAGATCGACGAGCAAGCGCACGTCGAAGCGGCCAGCGACGTCGACAGCGAAGCCGAGACGGACGAAACTGCCGACGAAGCCGACAACGAAGATGCAGCTATCGACGAGTCTGACTCCGACGCCCCCGCCGAATCCGTCACCGAAATCAAGGGTATTGGACCGGCCTACGCTGACCGCCTCGCAGGTGCTGGCGTCGAAACCGTTGCCGAACTCGCCGACGCCGACGCGGCCGAACTCGCCGAGGGAACGGATATCTCCGAAAACCGCATTCAGGGCTGGATCGACCGCGCAGAAGTACGATAG
- a CDS encoding SPFH domain-containing protein, with protein sequence MVAELIPLQTTGGAVLFLGALVLVVVVAALLSAIEIVDAYEKRALTVFGEYRKLLEPGINFVPPFVSNTYRFDMRTQTLDVPRQEAITRDNSPVTADAVVYIKVMDAKKAFLEVDNYKKATSNLAQTTLRAVLGDMELDDTLNKRQEINARIRQELDEPTDEWGIRVESVEVREVNPSKDVQRAMEQQTSAERKRRAMILEAQGERRSAVEKAEGEKQSEIIRAQGEKQSQILEAQGDSISTVLRARSAESMGERAVIDKGMETLAEIGQGESTTFVLPQELSSLVGRYGKHLSGSDVQEDGTELESLGFDEETRELIGLDDISEIIGEIDQEADMDVEAMEQEAQAIKEGQDPAEISDPDEVIEEMDQEFQGQGQTDGGSPVDDANTGSSN encoded by the coding sequence ATGGTCGCAGAACTGATTCCCCTACAAACCACTGGTGGCGCCGTGTTGTTCCTCGGTGCTCTCGTTCTCGTCGTGGTCGTCGCTGCACTGCTCAGCGCGATCGAGATCGTCGACGCGTACGAGAAACGTGCCCTCACCGTCTTCGGCGAGTACCGCAAGCTCCTGGAGCCGGGTATCAACTTCGTCCCGCCGTTCGTCTCGAACACATACCGGTTCGACATGCGAACGCAGACGCTGGACGTTCCCCGACAGGAAGCAATTACCCGCGACAACTCGCCTGTCACCGCCGACGCCGTCGTCTACATCAAGGTGATGGACGCGAAGAAGGCCTTCCTCGAGGTCGACAATTACAAGAAGGCGACCTCGAACCTCGCCCAGACCACCCTCCGTGCCGTGCTGGGTGACATGGAACTGGACGACACGCTCAACAAGCGCCAGGAGATCAACGCTCGCATCCGCCAGGAACTCGACGAACCCACCGACGAGTGGGGGATCCGTGTCGAGTCCGTCGAGGTCCGTGAGGTCAACCCATCGAAGGACGTCCAGCGCGCGATGGAGCAACAGACCTCCGCAGAGCGCAAACGCCGTGCCATGATTCTCGAGGCACAGGGTGAACGCCGCAGTGCCGTCGAGAAAGCAGAGGGTGAAAAGCAGAGTGAGATCATCCGAGCACAGGGTGAAAAGCAGAGCCAGATCCTCGAAGCACAGGGTGACTCCATCTCGACCGTCCTCCGTGCCCGTTCGGCCGAATCGATGGGCGAACGCGCTGTCATCGACAAAGGCATGGAGACGCTCGCCGAGATTGGCCAGGGCGAGTCCACAACCTTCGTCCTCCCACAGGAGCTCTCGTCGCTCGTCGGCCGCTACGGCAAGCACCTCTCCGGCAGCGATGTCCAGGAAGACGGCACCGAACTCGAGAGTCTCGGGTTCGACGAGGAGACGCGCGAACTGATCGGTCTCGACGATATCAGCGAGATCATCGGCGAGATCGACCAGGAAGCCGACATGGATGTCGAAGCGATGGAGCAGGAAGCCCAGGCGATCAAGGAAGGACAGGATCCCGCAGAAATCTCGGACCCTGACGAAGTCATCGAAGAGATGGATCAGGAGTTCCAGGGACAGGGCCAAACTGACGGCGGCTCACCTGTCGACGACGCCAACACCGGCAGCTCGAACTAA
- a CDS encoding HAD family hydrolase, with the protein MTIPILFDMDGIILEGPRTEPQVYADAADAALSDFGVSPTPEQRRDLRRHGTDAVERRCAELEIDPDHFWKRKERYASEGTHERLRSGERGRYDDTGVLSDLAERTTIGLVTNNRHQTAEFVADYYDFAFDVVRGRDPTFPGYHRRKPDPYYIEDALASLDLNNSDTNNGRRGLYVGDFEKDVTAGTAAGLDTAFVRREHNRGLERPADATYELESLSELLDVLDEL; encoded by the coding sequence ATGACGATACCGATCCTCTTCGACATGGACGGGATCATTCTCGAGGGTCCCCGCACCGAACCGCAGGTGTATGCCGACGCGGCTGACGCCGCGCTCTCCGATTTCGGCGTCTCGCCGACACCAGAACAACGTCGCGACCTCAGACGGCACGGCACCGACGCAGTCGAGCGTCGCTGTGCCGAACTTGAAATCGACCCTGATCACTTCTGGAAGCGAAAGGAACGCTACGCCTCCGAGGGAACTCACGAACGCCTCCGTTCCGGCGAGCGCGGCCGCTACGACGACACCGGCGTCCTCTCCGATCTCGCCGAGCGTACGACGATTGGACTCGTCACCAACAACCGCCACCAGACCGCCGAGTTCGTCGCCGACTACTACGACTTCGCGTTCGACGTCGTTCGTGGACGCGACCCGACGTTCCCGGGCTACCACCGACGCAAGCCAGACCCCTACTACATCGAGGACGCACTCGCCTCACTCGATCTGAATAACAGCGACACCAACAACGGCCGGCGAGGCCTCTACGTCGGTGACTTCGAAAAGGACGTCACCGCCGGCACCGCCGCTGGTCTCGACACCGCGTTCGTCCGCCGCGAGCACAATCGCGGGCTGGAGCGCCCCGCTGACGCGACGTACGAACTCGAGTCCCTCTCGGAACTGCTCGATGTGCTCGACGAACTATAG
- a CDS encoding anthranilate synthase component II, with amino-acid sequence MSNQEPTRLLVVDNYDSFVYNLVQYVGEVADEVIVRRNDDLDLATVRALDPTGIVVSPGPGTPEEAGVSIPLFAKTEYPILGVCLGHQALCAANGAPVGHAPDVVHGKPSTISHDGEGVFAGLPEHFQVGRYHSLAVERDELPDSIIETARTTDDGEISMAVRHREKPHIGVQFHPESILTRALDSEHERRGNDETGATATGDTDGTDGTDATDGTEATDGTDDTDGTDGIELTLGKQMIKNFCEFAADATQRGATEMSATETDTAETDTTGTDTTGTDTTGTDTTETDTTRTDGERR; translated from the coding sequence ATGAGTAACCAGGAGCCGACGCGGTTGCTCGTCGTGGACAACTACGACTCGTTCGTCTACAACCTTGTCCAGTACGTCGGCGAGGTGGCAGACGAGGTGATCGTCCGCCGGAATGACGATCTAGATCTCGCGACGGTGCGAGCACTCGACCCGACGGGTATCGTCGTCTCGCCTGGCCCGGGAACGCCCGAGGAAGCCGGCGTCTCGATCCCGCTATTCGCAAAGACCGAGTACCCGATCCTTGGCGTCTGTCTCGGTCACCAGGCGCTGTGTGCGGCAAATGGTGCGCCGGTGGGTCACGCGCCAGATGTCGTCCACGGCAAGCCTTCGACGATCAGTCACGACGGCGAGGGTGTGTTCGCCGGCCTCCCAGAACACTTTCAGGTCGGGCGGTACCACTCGCTGGCGGTCGAACGTGACGAGCTACCGGACTCGATCATCGAGACAGCGCGGACGACAGACGACGGCGAGATTTCGATGGCGGTTCGCCATCGTGAGAAACCACACATCGGCGTCCAGTTCCATCCGGAAAGTATTCTGACGCGGGCGCTCGATTCGGAACACGAACGAAGAGGGAACGATGAGACAGGGGCTACAGCGACGGGTGATACGGACGGCACAGACGGCACAGACGCCACAGACGGCACAGAGGCCACAGACGGTACAGACGACACGGACGGCACAGACGGCATCGAACTCACACTGGGCAAACAGATGATCAAAAACTTCTGCGAATTCGCCGCGGACGCCACCCAGAGGGGCGCTACTGAGATGAGCGCTACTGAGACGGACACGGCCGAAACGGACACTACCGGAACGGACACTACCGGAACGGACACTACCGGAACAGACACTACCGAAACGGACACGACTCGGACTGACGGTGAGCGGCGATGA
- a CDS encoding winged helix-turn-helix transcriptional regulator has translation MTSSDGVDDEKRATLRRFAAVGASTPLAGLSATASAETGDSDARDAITGYLSTTPGAHFSKIRDDLQLGTGETQHHLRRLEDADTIERYSDGDYKRFVLANRFDEFEKQALGYLRRDTPRGMLVELLSTPDATAGDLAEALSVSAPTVSKYAGELEEAGLLSREGGYTVERPTTVLLLVVRHADSFDERATQVARNADQYLSYESETDADPDTV, from the coding sequence ATGACATCGTCCGACGGGGTCGACGACGAGAAACGAGCGACCCTGCGCCGATTCGCCGCCGTCGGCGCGTCCACTCCGCTCGCCGGCCTCTCCGCGACAGCGTCAGCTGAAACCGGCGACAGCGACGCTCGCGATGCGATCACGGGCTATCTTTCGACGACACCGGGCGCGCACTTCTCGAAGATCCGAGACGACCTCCAGCTTGGGACCGGTGAAACCCAACACCACCTGCGACGACTCGAAGATGCCGACACGATCGAACGATACAGCGACGGCGACTACAAACGGTTCGTACTTGCCAACCGCTTCGACGAGTTCGAAAAGCAAGCACTCGGCTACCTCCGCCGGGACACGCCACGAGGCATGCTGGTCGAACTGCTCTCGACTCCCGACGCAACGGCGGGCGACCTCGCAGAGGCACTCTCGGTGTCCGCGCCGACGGTGAGCAAGTACGCAGGTGAACTCGAGGAGGCGGGGCTGCTCTCCCGGGAGGGCGGCTATACGGTCGAACGGCCGACGACGGTGCTGTTGCTCGTCGTTCGCCACGCGGATTCGTTCGACGAGCGCGCCACGCAGGTCGCGCGCAACGCGGATCAGTATCTGAGCTACGAGTCGGAGACCGACGCCGACCCGGACACAGTCTGA
- a CDS encoding aminotransferase class IV, with translation MTNGIDRPDEPTGSTESELHYHVNGDLVPASEATVSIDDRGFRYGDGAFETLRAYGGTLFGWNRHMRRLAETCEALSLDHGLSPDDLHQRIDETLAANDIEDAYVRLSITRGVQPGKLTPQPVDDPTVVVYVKPLPRGGFQGKTVWDRPAVLQSVETRRIPDEALPAGAKTHNYLNGILARTELDQAADEALMCDTDGLVAEGTTSNLFFVRDETLYTPAADGSLLPGITRELVLELAAETDVPVQEGSYELEFVAGADEAFLTNRTWELRPVASLDGTPIGGGPITAQLSGLYDELVERTCYSRTGDWL, from the coding sequence ATGACGAACGGCATCGACAGACCGGACGAACCAACCGGTTCGACCGAGAGCGAACTGCACTACCACGTCAACGGCGACCTCGTCCCCGCGAGCGAGGCCACCGTCAGCATCGACGACCGCGGCTTTCGCTACGGCGACGGCGCGTTCGAAACGCTTCGCGCCTACGGCGGCACCCTCTTCGGCTGGAACCGCCACATGCGCCGGCTCGCGGAGACCTGCGAGGCGCTTTCGCTCGACCACGGACTCTCGCCGGACGACCTCCACCAGCGAATCGACGAGACGCTCGCGGCAAACGACATCGAAGACGCCTACGTTCGCCTCTCGATCACGCGTGGCGTCCAACCCGGCAAACTCACCCCCCAACCCGTCGACGACCCGACCGTCGTCGTCTACGTCAAACCGCTCCCCCGCGGCGGCTTCCAGGGCAAGACCGTCTGGGACCGACCCGCCGTCCTCCAGAGCGTCGAAACGCGCCGAATTCCCGACGAAGCGCTCCCCGCGGGCGCGAAAACCCACAACTACCTCAACGGCATCCTGGCCCGCACCGAACTCGATCAGGCCGCCGACGAAGCCCTCATGTGCGACACCGACGGTCTCGTCGCCGAAGGGACGACGAGCAACCTGTTTTTCGTCCGCGACGAGACGCTCTACACCCCCGCTGCCGACGGCTCCCTGCTTCCGGGCATTACGCGCGAGCTGGTACTCGAGTTGGCTGCTGAAACGGACGTACCAGTCCAGGAGGGATCGTACGAACTCGAGTTCGTTGCGGGAGCGGACGAGGCGTTTCTGACGAACAGGACGTGGGAGTTGCGACCGGTGGCGAGTCTGGATGGGACGCCGATTGGTGGTGGGCCGATTACGGCACAGTTGTCGGGACTGTACGACGAGTTAGTCGAGCGGACGTGTTATTCGCGGACGGGTGACTGGCTGTAA
- a CDS encoding Rieske (2Fe-2S) protein produces the protein MGIDAARRIAPLSAVPTDSTLLFRVADRDQIEERNSSDSESNTTTCSDGGVDCEDEREAILVATETDDTDTPTAVSCWLNFCQHFTHIKLDKGSGAAMRDDELICENHGAYFEADSGLCTYGPCEGATLAALETTVVDGDVYLTDDEYEFVGRGPVETDDDLTSTSNVEF, from the coding sequence ATGGGGATAGACGCTGCTCGACGGATTGCACCGCTTTCTGCCGTGCCGACTGACTCGACGCTCCTGTTTCGAGTTGCCGACCGAGATCAGATCGAGGAACGCAACAGTAGTGACAGCGAAAGTAACACAACGACCTGCAGCGACGGCGGTGTCGACTGCGAGGACGAACGCGAGGCAATCCTCGTCGCCACCGAAACCGACGACACTGATACCCCGACCGCCGTCTCCTGCTGGCTCAACTTCTGCCAGCACTTTACACACATCAAACTCGACAAGGGCTCGGGCGCGGCCATGCGAGACGACGAACTCATCTGCGAGAATCACGGCGCGTACTTCGAGGCCGACTCCGGACTATGCACGTACGGCCCCTGTGAGGGCGCGACGCTCGCCGCACTCGAGACGACCGTCGTCGACGGCGATGTCTATTTGACGGACGACGAGTACGAGTTCGTCGGCCGCGGTCCGGTCGAGACGGACGACGATCTGACGTCGACGTCGAACGTCGAGTTCTGA